One Leptospira wolbachii serovar Codice str. CDC genomic region harbors:
- a CDS encoding RNA recognition motif domain-containing protein — translation MSVNIYVGNLSYDMTEGKLTELFGAHGAVTSAKIITDQYSGRSKGFGFIEMKDGKEADNAIKDLNGKNILNREMKVNIAKPKTNNWR, via the coding sequence ATGTCAGTAAACATTTATGTTGGCAACCTCTCTTACGATATGACTGAAGGTAAACTCACTGAGCTTTTCGGAGCACACGGAGCAGTAACTTCTGCAAAAATCATCACTGACCAGTATTCTGGCCGTTCTAAAGGTTTCGGATTCATCGAAATGAAAGATGGAAAAGAAGCTGATAACGCGATCAAAGATCTTAACGGAAAAAACATTCTTAACCGTGAGATGAAAGTAAACATCGCAAAACCTAAAACTAACAACTGGAGATAA
- the fumC gene encoding class II fumarate hydratase, which yields MKTRIETDSMGEIEVDATRYWGAQTERSLHHFHIGTDRFPREMIRALGILKKSAALTNEELGILSTEKTNLIVKAAEEVIVGTLDDHFPLAVWQTGSGTQTNMNVNEVISNRAIEMADGILGSKKPIHPNDDVNKAQSSNDTFPTAMHIACAESLVLKLVPALQKLHDTFSNKSKEFENIIKIGRTHLQDATPLTLGQEFSGYVQQLKYSIERIERVLPSVYRLALGGTAVGTGLNTHPEFAVKAATAIAKETGLPFVTAENKFEALAAHDSLVEVSGVLKTIACSMMKIANDIRWLASGPRCGIGEISIPENEPGSSIMPGKVNPTQSEAMTMVAAQVIGNDVAVNVGGASGNFELNVFKPLIIFNVLNSIRLLADATLSFEEHCARGIEPNIETIEHNLKNSLMLVTALNPYIGYDNAAKIAKTAHKEKSTLKEAGIKLGLLTAEQFDEWVKPEEMVSPKKEE from the coding sequence ATGAAAACACGAATCGAAACCGACTCTATGGGTGAAATCGAAGTGGACGCCACTCGTTATTGGGGGGCCCAAACCGAACGTTCTCTCCACCACTTCCACATCGGCACAGACCGTTTCCCAAGGGAAATGATTCGTGCCCTAGGGATCTTAAAAAAATCAGCAGCCCTTACCAACGAAGAATTAGGGATCCTATCAACAGAAAAAACCAATCTGATTGTGAAGGCAGCGGAAGAAGTCATTGTTGGAACTTTAGATGACCACTTCCCCCTTGCGGTTTGGCAAACGGGATCGGGAACCCAAACCAATATGAATGTAAATGAAGTCATTTCTAACAGAGCCATCGAAATGGCCGACGGTATTTTGGGTTCGAAAAAACCCATCCATCCGAATGACGATGTAAACAAAGCCCAAAGTTCCAACGATACTTTTCCCACTGCCATGCACATTGCCTGTGCAGAAAGTTTGGTACTGAAACTGGTTCCCGCCTTACAAAAGCTGCACGACACTTTTAGCAATAAATCAAAAGAGTTTGAAAACATTATTAAAATTGGCCGCACTCATTTACAAGATGCCACCCCACTCACACTGGGTCAGGAATTTTCCGGGTATGTGCAACAACTCAAATATTCGATCGAGAGAATTGAACGGGTGTTACCTTCTGTATACCGATTGGCACTGGGAGGAACGGCTGTGGGAACGGGTCTCAACACCCATCCCGAATTTGCAGTCAAAGCTGCGACTGCAATTGCCAAAGAAACAGGACTCCCCTTTGTCACGGCGGAAAACAAATTTGAGGCACTTGCTGCACATGATTCTCTTGTGGAAGTAAGTGGAGTTCTTAAAACCATCGCTTGTTCTATGATGAAAATCGCAAACGATATTCGTTGGTTGGCTTCTGGGCCACGCTGCGGGATTGGAGAAATTTCTATTCCTGAAAACGAACCAGGCTCTTCGATCATGCCAGGAAAAGTCAACCCAACACAATCAGAAGCTATGACTATGGTGGCAGCTCAAGTGATTGGGAATGATGTGGCAGTAAATGTCGGAGGAGCCTCGGGAAATTTTGAATTGAATGTATTCAAACCACTGATCATCTTTAATGTATTAAACTCCATACGATTGTTAGCGGATGCCACCCTCTCTTTTGAAGAACATTGTGCTCGGGGAATTGAACCAAACATTGAGACGATAGAACACAACCTAAAAAACTCGCTCATGCTTGTGACAGCACTCAACCCCTACATTGGGTATGACAACGCAGCAAAAATTGCAAAAACAGCCCACAAAGAAAAATCCACTTTGAAAGAAGCAGGAATTAAGTTAGGACTACTTACAGCCGAGCAGTTTGATGAATGGGTGAAACCAGAGGAGATGGTCTCACCTAAAAAGGAAGAGTGA
- a CDS encoding fumarate hydratase, protein MPEFFYSDPFPLGEDTTPYKLLTKDFVSTVPFGDKEILKIEPEGLTFLAEKAMEDIAFYLRPGHLEKVRKILDDPEATKNDRFVAMALLKNAVIAADKQLPSCQDTGTGIVMGKKGEYVITGGDDAEALSKGIYNTYVQRNLRYSQVVPLSMYEETNSGSNLPAQVDIYATPGQKYSFLFMAKGGGSANKTYLYQETKALLNPTSLEKFISEKVANLGTSACPPYHIAVVIGGTSAEANLKTVKLASAGYLDHLPTKGTKEGTAFRDIELEEKMLLAAQKSGIGAQFGGKYLAHDFRIIRLPRHGASCPVGLGVSCSADRNIKAKITKDGIYLEQLEYDPARFLPTVDESDAGNETVHINLNQPMNEILGILNKYPVKTRVMLSGRLVVARDIAHAKLKEKLDKGEPLPDYFKNHPVYYAGPAKTPEGMPSGSFGPTTAGRMDSYVPLFQEKGYSMISLAKGNRSKVVTDSCKKNGGFYLGSIGGPAALLAKENIKKVEVLDFPELGMEAIWSIEVENFPAFIVVDDKGNDFFQMLN, encoded by the coding sequence ATGCCAGAATTCTTTTATTCCGATCCCTTTCCACTTGGGGAAGATACAACTCCTTACAAATTGTTAACCAAAGATTTTGTAAGCACTGTCCCATTCGGGGATAAAGAAATTTTAAAAATCGAACCAGAAGGTTTGACCTTCCTTGCGGAAAAAGCCATGGAAGACATTGCCTTCTACCTCCGGCCAGGCCACCTGGAAAAAGTTCGTAAGATTTTAGATGATCCCGAAGCCACTAAAAATGATCGTTTTGTGGCAATGGCCCTTCTCAAAAATGCAGTCATTGCCGCAGACAAACAACTGCCTTCTTGCCAAGACACAGGAACGGGAATTGTAATGGGAAAAAAAGGAGAGTATGTGATCACCGGTGGAGACGATGCCGAAGCCCTCTCCAAAGGAATTTATAATACATACGTACAGCGTAACTTGCGTTATTCGCAAGTGGTTCCTCTTTCTATGTATGAAGAAACCAATTCCGGTTCCAACTTACCGGCTCAGGTGGATATTTACGCAACGCCTGGTCAAAAATATAGTTTTTTATTTATGGCAAAGGGGGGTGGGTCAGCCAACAAAACCTATCTTTATCAAGAAACCAAAGCTCTACTCAATCCAACATCTCTTGAAAAATTCATTTCGGAAAAAGTAGCAAATCTTGGAACTTCTGCTTGTCCTCCTTACCACATAGCGGTAGTTATCGGGGGAACTTCTGCGGAAGCCAATTTGAAAACCGTCAAACTGGCGTCAGCGGGTTACTTGGATCATTTACCCACTAAAGGAACCAAAGAAGGAACTGCTTTTCGGGATATCGAACTTGAAGAGAAGATGTTATTGGCTGCGCAAAAATCTGGAATTGGAGCTCAGTTTGGTGGAAAGTATTTAGCTCATGATTTTCGAATCATTCGTTTGCCAAGACATGGTGCTTCTTGCCCTGTGGGACTTGGGGTCAGTTGCAGTGCCGATCGCAATATCAAAGCCAAAATCACAAAAGACGGAATTTACTTAGAACAACTTGAATATGATCCGGCTCGTTTTTTACCTACAGTCGACGAATCAGATGCGGGAAACGAAACCGTTCATATCAATTTAAACCAACCGATGAATGAGATTCTCGGAATCCTAAACAAATATCCTGTCAAAACGCGTGTTATGTTGTCAGGAAGGCTGGTTGTGGCTCGTGATATTGCCCACGCCAAACTCAAAGAAAAACTAGATAAAGGCGAACCTCTTCCTGATTATTTCAAAAACCATCCTGTTTACTATGCGGGGCCTGCGAAAACTCCAGAAGGAATGCCGTCTGGTTCCTTTGGCCCTACAACGGCAGGACGAATGGATAGTTATGTTCCTCTTTTCCAAGAAAAAGGTTATTCCATGATCTCTCTTGCGAAAGGGAATCGTTCCAAAGTAGTGACCGACAGTTGTAAAAAGAATGGCGGATTCTATCTCGGATCCATCGGTGGACCTGCGGCTTTACTTGCCAAAGAAAATATTAAAAAGGTGGAAGTCCTCGATTTTCCCGAATTAGGAATGGAAGCCATCTGGTCGATTGAAGTGGAAAACTTTCCTGCCTTCATCGTTGTGGACGACAAAGGAAACGATTTTTTCCAGATGTTGAATTGA
- a CDS encoding Na/Pi cotransporter family protein gives MNWSLLIQVLGGLGIFIYGMKLLSESLQRVAGDRLRSFLSSMTRNRVSAVFSGLFITSTIQSSSATTVLVVGFVNAGLISLAQAIGVIMGANIGTTITAWIVSFLGFKFNIASFALLAVAAGVILNFSRKESRSGWGSFLIGFGFLFLGLDYLKSSVPDSAKDPDSFLFLQQYTNMGFNTILLFVLIGALLTIVIQSSSASTTITITLAFSGYIPIDAAYGMILGENIGTTITANLAAIPGNRNAKKAALAHTLFNVFGVIWALLFFKLFTGIVDDLIPGDPLTDKESTRFHISLFHTMFNITNTLILIWFVNTITKVVSAIVDGLASKTGKDKDSIRLLQAGAVKTTELAMVELVEFTKKIIRDTYDFLRLTEQILLQPYDAARVLQVLKKEEELDQVRTEVLTYLNQIQETGITGNYAKDVLGIMERVKAVEEMGDNFASIARKMRKSHRQKVSLDKTFGNSVKEQMDLLKHHYDILLVNLEQSETFDILGNPQIRNQSREYRFQMIRSVKKNDSKVKKKKYQKKDNLMPALLYCDISRNLDNISRLLNAAIYADV, from the coding sequence ATGAATTGGTCACTACTCATTCAAGTTTTAGGTGGACTCGGGATTTTCATCTACGGGATGAAATTACTAAGTGAGTCCTTACAACGTGTAGCGGGAGATCGGCTTCGTTCCTTTCTTTCTTCTATGACGCGAAATAGAGTTTCCGCTGTGTTCAGCGGGCTGTTTATTACATCTACAATACAATCTAGTTCGGCCACCACCGTTCTTGTGGTTGGATTTGTAAATGCTGGTTTAATTTCACTCGCCCAAGCCATCGGTGTCATCATGGGGGCCAACATTGGAACCACCATCACCGCATGGATTGTATCTTTTTTAGGTTTTAAGTTCAACATTGCATCATTCGCCTTACTGGCCGTTGCGGCAGGGGTGATCTTAAATTTTTCAAGGAAAGAAAGCAGATCCGGTTGGGGAAGTTTCCTTATCGGTTTTGGATTTTTGTTTTTAGGATTGGATTATTTAAAATCATCCGTTCCTGATAGCGCAAAGGATCCGGATAGTTTTCTATTTTTGCAACAATACACAAATATGGGATTCAACACCATATTGTTGTTTGTTCTCATTGGAGCCTTGTTAACCATTGTCATCCAATCTTCTTCTGCTTCCACAACCATTACCATTACACTCGCATTCTCCGGATATATACCGATTGATGCGGCTTATGGTATGATTCTCGGTGAAAACATAGGAACTACGATTACAGCAAACCTTGCGGCCATTCCGGGAAACCGAAATGCCAAAAAGGCTGCCCTTGCACATACGTTATTTAATGTGTTCGGGGTGATATGGGCCTTACTTTTCTTTAAGCTGTTTACCGGAATTGTAGATGATTTGATTCCTGGGGATCCACTCACAGATAAAGAATCTACTAGGTTCCATATCTCTCTTTTCCATACAATGTTTAACATCACAAACACACTCATCCTCATTTGGTTTGTGAATACAATCACCAAAGTAGTGAGTGCCATTGTGGATGGACTTGCTTCCAAAACAGGAAAAGATAAAGATTCCATTCGTCTTTTGCAAGCTGGGGCAGTCAAAACCACAGAACTTGCTATGGTGGAACTTGTTGAGTTCACTAAAAAAATCATTCGCGATACGTATGACTTCCTTCGTTTGACAGAACAAATTTTATTACAACCTTACGATGCTGCTCGTGTCCTACAGGTATTAAAAAAAGAAGAAGAGTTAGACCAAGTTCGAACCGAAGTCCTTACCTATCTAAACCAAATCCAAGAGACCGGTATTACTGGTAACTATGCGAAAGATGTTTTAGGTATTATGGAAAGGGTGAAGGCTGTGGAAGAGATGGGAGATAATTTCGCATCGATTGCAAGAAAGATGAGAAAATCACATCGCCAAAAGGTATCACTGGACAAAACGTTCGGTAATTCCGTAAAAGAACAAATGGATTTACTCAAACACCATTACGACATTTTGCTAGTGAACTTGGAACAAAGTGAGACTTTTGATATCCTTGGCAACCCACAGATTCGTAACCAAAGTCGTGAATATCGTTTTCAAATGATTCGTTCTGTCAAAAAGAACGATTCTAAAGTGAAGAAGAAAAAGTATCAGAAAAAAGACAATTTGATGCCAGCGCTCCTTTACTGCGATATTTCTCGTAACTTGGACAATATTTCCAGACTATTGAATGCAGCAATTTATGCGGATGTTTAG
- a CDS encoding LA_2444/LA_4059 family outer membrane protein, protein MKQSLISILLIFFSSMLFAEESVAVAQGSEEKNKNSKFSLLLKRQTYQYLPYEYTSLTDKNETITPTRSSSALKENGKVLIPFVFSYENLAKGFKLDLSYYEIEIVNANTLLYQHPAQGPNISRFYLSPMARSEFEFNAYKTFTPTSDWKLYLGGGIRNINRYLYGNYLGQGTFKEYFFTYGPQVSVQSIYQLTGDFAFHLTMDVFYTQGTRFFKQPNLMEDRFQYSLSTSGTGGIFRGYEFDGSLSYSFHPNMKFFVGYNMIVSKFSYLHYNEIQLSRSTENLGSTNPSVTGAWEMNLPKKSENFDSLRGIYIGMVVSF, encoded by the coding sequence ATGAAACAGAGCCTCATTTCCATTTTACTTATTTTTTTCTCTTCTATGCTATTTGCAGAGGAGTCGGTGGCAGTCGCACAAGGGTCAGAAGAAAAAAATAAAAACTCAAAATTTAGCTTACTTTTAAAAAGACAGACCTACCAGTATTTGCCTTATGAATACACATCTCTTACTGATAAAAATGAAACTATAACACCTACTCGTTCTAGTTCGGCTTTGAAGGAAAATGGAAAGGTTCTTATTCCCTTTGTATTCAGTTATGAAAATTTGGCGAAGGGTTTTAAATTAGACCTCTCATACTATGAAATTGAAATTGTTAACGCAAACACTCTCCTATATCAACATCCGGCACAAGGACCCAATATTTCTCGGTTTTACCTTTCCCCTATGGCTCGTTCGGAGTTTGAATTCAACGCATATAAAACCTTCACTCCCACAAGCGATTGGAAGCTTTATTTAGGGGGTGGGATTCGAAACATCAATCGCTACCTGTATGGAAATTATCTAGGACAAGGAACTTTCAAAGAATACTTTTTTACCTATGGCCCACAAGTCTCTGTGCAAAGTATTTACCAGCTCACCGGAGACTTTGCATTCCACCTAACCATGGATGTGTTTTATACACAAGGCACTCGGTTTTTCAAACAACCTAATCTTATGGAAGATCGGTTTCAGTATTCTTTATCCACTTCAGGAACTGGTGGAATCTTTCGGGGATACGAATTTGATGGTTCTCTTTCCTATTCATTTCATCCTAACATGAAATTCTTTGTGGGTTACAATATGATCGTCTCCAAATTCTCTTATTTACATTATAATGAAATTCAGTTGAGTCGAAGCACAGAGAATTTGGGTTCCACCAACCCTTCTGTCACTGGCGCCTGGGAAATGAACCTACCTAAAAAATCCGAAAACTTTGATAGCTTACGCGGGATTTATATAGGGATGGTGGTGAGTTTTTGA
- a CDS encoding fumarate reductase/succinate dehydrogenase flavoprotein subunit: MNEKEKKFHWDSKIPDGPLEEKWNFFKRNSKLISPNNRKKFKIIVVGTGLSGCAAAATLAEQGYQVSSFCFHESARRAHSIAAQGGVNAAKNYKNDGDSVTRMFRDTLKGGDFRSREANVYRLSECSIPFIDLAVSQGVPFNREYGGYLENRSFGGVQVSRTFYSKGQTGQQLLLGAYQALMRQIHLGNVKLYTNSELLDYIIIDGQAKGIIVRNLLNGQLEKYSAHAIVVASGGFGKIYYLSTLALGCNATAVWRAHKKGALFANPSWTQIHPTSLPQSNGYQSKLTLMSESLRNDGRIWVPKSKEEHRSPGDIPEEDRDYYLERKYPSYGNLAPRDISSRAAKERIDLDFGVGPLKNAVYLDFKDAKKTLGEEVLRARYGNLFDMYKKITDVNPLSEPMLISPSAHFSMGGLWVDYELMTSVPGLYAIGEANFADHGANRLGANSLLQASVDGYFILPVTLPNYLHDKVNLGLVSTDHPSFLESEEKIKNEIHFFTKANGQKLVDDYHKELGKILYDACGLKRSESGLKSAIETIQNLRENFLSGNIKVPTDAFSKNAELEKAGRMKDYLELAELMCLDALLREESCGAHFRMEHQTADGEAKRDDKNFQFVSCFEWSGDVSKPILHKETLEFEYFFPKDRDYK, encoded by the coding sequence ATGAATGAAAAAGAAAAAAAGTTCCATTGGGACTCAAAAATCCCAGATGGTCCATTGGAAGAAAAATGGAACTTCTTTAAAAGAAATTCCAAATTAATTTCACCTAACAATAGAAAGAAATTTAAAATCATTGTTGTGGGTACTGGGCTTTCAGGGTGTGCAGCGGCAGCTACACTCGCTGAACAAGGTTATCAAGTATCTTCTTTTTGTTTTCATGAATCTGCTAGGCGTGCCCATTCCATTGCTGCTCAAGGCGGAGTGAATGCAGCAAAAAATTATAAAAATGATGGCGACAGTGTCACCCGCATGTTTAGAGATACATTGAAGGGTGGTGACTTTCGTTCGAGAGAGGCAAATGTATATCGATTATCAGAGTGTTCCATTCCTTTTATCGATCTTGCAGTTTCTCAAGGAGTTCCTTTTAATCGAGAGTATGGTGGTTATTTAGAGAATCGTTCGTTTGGTGGAGTGCAAGTTAGTCGAACATTTTATTCTAAAGGTCAAACCGGTCAACAATTGTTACTTGGTGCTTACCAGGCACTTATGCGTCAAATTCACCTTGGTAATGTTAAATTGTATACGAATTCTGAACTCTTGGATTATATCATCATCGATGGACAGGCCAAGGGTATTATCGTTCGAAATTTGTTAAATGGACAATTGGAAAAATACTCTGCTCACGCAATAGTTGTTGCTTCCGGTGGATTTGGCAAAATTTACTATCTATCCACTTTGGCATTAGGATGTAATGCAACGGCAGTTTGGCGAGCACACAAAAAAGGTGCCTTGTTTGCAAATCCCAGTTGGACTCAAATCCATCCTACTTCACTTCCACAATCAAACGGTTACCAATCAAAACTAACCTTAATGTCTGAATCATTGAGAAATGATGGAAGAATTTGGGTTCCCAAGTCAAAAGAAGAACATAGATCCCCTGGTGATATTCCTGAGGAAGATAGGGATTATTATTTAGAAAGAAAATACCCTTCTTATGGTAATTTAGCGCCCAGGGACATTTCTTCTCGAGCGGCCAAAGAGAGGATTGATTTGGATTTTGGTGTTGGCCCCCTAAAAAATGCAGTGTATTTGGATTTTAAAGACGCAAAGAAAACATTGGGAGAAGAAGTATTACGTGCTCGGTATGGAAATCTCTTTGATATGTATAAAAAAATTACAGATGTTAATCCTTTAAGCGAGCCAATGTTAATCTCTCCATCTGCACATTTTTCTATGGGCGGATTGTGGGTGGATTATGAACTGATGACGAGTGTTCCTGGACTTTATGCAATAGGTGAAGCAAATTTTGCGGATCATGGTGCCAATCGATTGGGAGCAAATTCATTATTGCAAGCTTCGGTAGATGGTTACTTCATCCTTCCTGTTACACTTCCGAATTATCTTCATGATAAAGTAAACTTAGGCCTCGTTTCAACAGATCATCCTAGTTTTTTGGAATCTGAAGAAAAGATTAAAAACGAAATTCACTTTTTTACCAAAGCAAATGGACAAAAACTTGTAGATGATTACCACAAAGAATTAGGTAAAATTTTATATGATGCTTGTGGTTTAAAACGTTCAGAATCTGGCTTAAAATCTGCAATCGAGACGATTCAAAACCTAAGAGAAAATTTTTTATCAGGAAACATAAAAGTTCCTACAGACGCATTTTCTAAAAATGCAGAATTAGAAAAAGCAGGTAGAATGAAAGACTATCTTGAGTTAGCTGAGCTTATGTGTTTGGACGCACTTTTGCGAGAGGAATCTTGTGGGGCGCATTTTCGAATGGAACACCAAACAGCAGATGGAGAAGCTAAAAGAGATGACAAAAACTTTCAGTTTGTCTCATGTTTTGAATGGTCAGGAGATGTTTCTAAACCCATTTTGCACAAGGAAACATTGGAATTCGAATATTTTTTTCCAAAAGATCGGGACTATAAGTAA
- a CDS encoding ATP-binding protein — MESKNLQSGETSPNSIIAKKTLLALRGIPGSGKTTLAKTLSLSNGAPIFSIDSYFENELGEYTFEFQKNHIAYKECESKTKEALEEGIPFVIVDNTFTLDWELKPYERLANEFGYLFFVVTVENRHGGKNIHQIPEEQIEKMKAKYRVIL, encoded by the coding sequence ATGGAATCTAAGAATTTGCAATCAGGGGAAACCAGTCCAAACTCTATTATTGCAAAAAAAACACTCCTTGCCTTAAGAGGAATTCCCGGATCGGGAAAAACTACCTTAGCAAAAACTCTATCTTTATCCAATGGCGCCCCCATTTTCTCCATTGATTCCTATTTTGAAAATGAACTGGGCGAATACACCTTCGAGTTTCAAAAAAATCATATAGCCTACAAAGAATGTGAATCAAAAACCAAAGAAGCACTGGAAGAAGGAATCCCTTTTGTCATAGTAGATAATACCTTTACTTTGGATTGGGAACTTAAACCTTACGAACGTTTAGCGAATGAATTTGGATATTTGTTTTTTGTGGTAACTGTGGAAAATAGGCATGGCGGAAAAAATATACATCAGATCCCGGAAGAACAGATAGAAAAGATGAAAGCGAAGTATCGTGTGATTTTGTAA
- a CDS encoding SRPBCC domain-containing protein: MCKTIQQKVKFKAPPVTIYQFIADSKKVTALTGETAVISKQIGGSFSTMSGKVSGIIVDLKPSARIVQAWRRYDFPEGIFSMASFTFKETSEGGTEVVLTHRGVPKELIPGIEEDWRQNYWDKIRNVVKTLSV; this comes from the coding sequence ATGTGCAAAACAATTCAGCAGAAAGTTAAATTCAAAGCTCCACCAGTAACGATCTACCAATTCATAGCAGATTCTAAGAAAGTGACTGCACTGACTGGTGAAACTGCAGTGATCAGCAAACAGATTGGTGGTTCTTTTTCTACCATGTCGGGAAAGGTTTCTGGAATCATCGTAGACCTTAAACCTTCAGCGCGAATTGTACAAGCCTGGAGAAGATACGATTTCCCCGAAGGTATTTTTTCGATGGCTTCCTTCACTTTCAAGGAAACCTCTGAAGGTGGAACTGAAGTTGTGTTAACACATCGTGGCGTGCCAAAAGAACTTATCCCTGGTATAGAAGAAGATTGGCGCCAAAACTATTGGGATAAGATTCGGAATGTTGTGAAAACTTTGTCTGTCTAA
- a CDS encoding FKBP-type peptidyl-prolyl cis-trans isomerase translates to MSKTISKGMVVGFSYHLKNAQGETLDQSDEPLLYLHGWQNIIPGLEKELEGLVNGDSKNVTVPPEDGYGTYNEALIFQVPKTELPPEAELEVGMEFQTDTPEGRMVLYLQEVRDAEVILNGNHPLAGETLHFAVTIKSIREATEEELQHGHVHGPGGHHHH, encoded by the coding sequence ATGTCAAAAACCATCAGCAAAGGAATGGTTGTAGGATTTTCCTATCACCTAAAGAACGCCCAGGGAGAAACTCTGGACCAATCAGACGAACCGTTATTATACCTCCACGGCTGGCAAAATATCATTCCCGGTTTGGAAAAAGAACTAGAAGGATTAGTGAACGGCGATTCGAAAAATGTAACTGTACCACCTGAAGATGGTTATGGGACATATAACGAAGCGCTTATTTTTCAAGTTCCAAAAACAGAACTTCCACCAGAAGCCGAGTTAGAAGTGGGAATGGAATTCCAAACGGATACCCCAGAAGGTAGAATGGTTCTATATCTTCAAGAAGTTCGGGATGCCGAAGTCATTCTGAACGGCAATCACCCGTTAGCTGGAGAAACCCTTCACTTTGCGGTAACGATTAAGTCCATTCGAGAAGCCACAGAAGAAGAATTACAACATGGCCACGTGCACGGTCCAGGCGGACACCACCACCACTAA